ACCAGTCCCAAGCTTTGCAGAAGCGGGCCAATAatatcaaagaaaacaaagcgaTGGTACATTTTTAGTGTCGTCCTTCCTTTGCTTTAGTACGAGTGTCTCTGCTGCTTGTGGTATTAATCGGAAGTTTTGCATCTTgattctttttctccttttcagcTTGAAAAGCTGCTAGCAGACTTGAGTTCGATGCCTGTGCTTTTCCCGGTGAAAACACAGTCAGTGTCTACGCCTTCggtgagagggaaaaaaaacatttccaattgatttaaaaataaaaagcaatgttttttattttattttgaaaactatACTGTGCATATAGTTTTgcactgtattttcattttaaaagatgcCTTTTTATCGTTAACTAATGGGATTTTCCCTCCTGTAGCCGAAGAAGAGATCGAACCCTAAGAAAGCCCGACCTCAGCGTGAGATCACCGAGCGTCGTAACCCCACGCGCAGCGCACGGCCTCCCGCCAATTTTGGGGCTGAGGATTTCTCCATTTCGCCCTCCAAGTTTATAGCGCAACTTGGGAACATTAAGAAGGCGAAACTTAGGGCAAGACTAACCGAGGTGAGTGGACTGAGCGGAAGCTATCATGGGGAAACTAGAAAACTAAACAAGGACACTGTACGGCTGGATCAAACAAGCACCTTAGTCTGCCCTGTAATGGCACTCAATTTGGTGTTTTAGAATATGCAAGTGAACAATGTTGGCTTTTTCTTTAAAGtttctaattgtttttaatCTCCAGATATTATTCAGGCCAAGCACAAAATAGCCAGTTATTTACTGGCAAAGGTGAAATTTAAATGACTAATGCTATGTTTTTTGTGAAGCAGGATTTACTAGGACTGGGCCAAGGACTACATATTGCCTAGGTGGCTCTCAGGATGTTTATgtcctggggggaaaaaaagagaaattagtTTTAAACCAATTGTAGTTGACCTTATAAATGTTATTGAcgtttaaaatgatcaaaatgtGTCTTGTGTATGTTCTTACAGGTGAACCACGATGGTGTAAAAAAACAGCGAAGGTCCTCAAAACACACAGCTCCCCGTGCAgtcgatgacatcacagaggatGAGCTGGAAAATGTGGCATACACAGCAAAAGACAAGATTTATGACAAAGAACATGTGAGTTTGTCCTTTTAGTAATGTCTTAACATTTGTAGGGTTTGCACATTACCAAGACTCCattatcatttcagtattgtttCAGTTGCATGTGAACAGTCCTTGAGATCATGTCCCCTCATTTACTCAGTTGGACACTCCTAAATGCCcttgaatgtacagtatgctcACAGTATGGGGTGAAATCCTGACATTTAGCGTGTGATGAAAATACTGAAATCCAGCCTTGGacgtgattacattttttttacagcacttcACAGTGTATGGATGCTCATTTTAAAGGTCCCTTTCCCCTGCAGTGTAGTGTTTAATGGGGAATGAGGGACCGTAATAGGAACTCATAATGTCCCTATTAAGAGCTGTTTTCTGGGGGCTGTGCTTTTTGACCACGGCTAAGAACAGCTCAAGCCGTTGAATAGGAACGATACTAGGGGTGTCTTCTCTTAAAACACCGAAAGATTTGCTAGGCTTTTTTATACTTTGAACCACATGTTTTGATTACAATTTCGCTTTTGTTGGTAAGCAACTGTATAAGCGGGATAATGACTGAGGGGCTGGACATTctctattttaatgtattttttctttaatttgcaTATGTTAAATCAGTAAACGGAGCCCACAGCACACAGGCTAGTTGCACATGTAGAACCTTTgtgagaaaatggaaaaaggatTGAGTTGGCACGGTAATTGATTGATCCCAGCCCTAGTTCCTGTGACTCGGTTGCAGCTCAGTCATGTGATTACAGGCAGGTTTGTCACTCTCTACCCTTCAGGGCAGCACTTGCCATCAGTGCAGACAGAAGACCATTGACACCAAGACCGTCTGCAGGAATCCCAACtgctggggggtgaggggccaGTTCTGTGGGCCCTGCCTGCGCAACCGCTACGGTGAAGATGTCCGTACTGCGCTGCTGGATTCTGTGAGTCGCCCCGGGACCTGCACCCGTGTGTCCGTCTGTGAAGCTTTACCTGAAGGTCTTCACCTGTGTTCATACCTGTGGATCGCTGTGTTCACCTCCTGTGTATTAACCCGTGCATTTCTTCCTTTGCTTAcctttgctaaaaaaaaagctgttacgttaaaatgcaatttatgcAATTAGGCCAGTTTGCTATGTCAGTATGCATATCCGTCAATGAACTGgttgtaactgtgtgtgtgtgtgtgtgtgtgtgtttggttctgtgcatgtgtttgtttgtgtgcgtgcgtgcgtgcgtgcgtgcgtgcgtatgtttggttctgtgtgtgtgtgtttggttctgtacttgtgtttgttgtgtgtgtgtgcgtgcgtgcgtgtagaTGTGGGTCTGCCCTCCATGTCGGGGCATCTGTAATTGTAGTTTCTGCAGGAAGTCCGATGGCCGCTGTGCCACAGGGATCCTCATCTACATGGCCAAGTTCTACGGCCACAGCAATGTGAAGGAGTACCTGGACAGGTGAGCAGCCATAATACCCATctcatttcagtgttcagtagcACATTTCCATTTGAGCATAGTGAATAATAGTGACAGTAACATAAACAGTGAATATGGgtattgcttttgtgttttgcaaaatatttttcaaatacgAACAGTTGGTGGATATTTACCCATTTCAGCCTCACCACTCAGTTTTCTGTATgtcaaagtaaaatatttatttgaacaaagacttacatttttcacattttttcagcCTCCAGAAATGCGTGTCTTAGAAGAACACGCCGGACCCCTTATTTACCGAAATCGCCCAAGAGCAGTGGGCCAGCTGAAGACTGCATTTTATAAACCATGGTTAAGGGACTGTATCTTATTTACCTTTCATTTCAAAGTGGTGGACCGTTTAGTTTTGTCTTTCAGTGAATGTATAAATGTCTGTTGGTCCTTTTGGTATTACCtatttcaagccagcagtgtatttgtattttgtactaATAACACACAATTAATAGAAGCCTATTAGCACTTTCCTATCACTGACACTGAAAAATCttgatcttgtttttgtggCATTCTTTTACTTGAGCATTTTAAAAGGCAGAATTGTATTATAAAACCAGGAAATCTCATTTTGTTTAAGCAATTCCTTTAATCCTGTTGTCTCTTGGAGTACAGtgtcattttttgcatttttaaaaatatactgtgttcagtgtttttgtcAATACTGGAAACTGACAATAAAGCAGTGTAGTTACAATACTCCTTGATCAGAACTCAATCATTCTTACCCGAATGACAACATGATACTGATGCGgttgatattttttgaaactTAGGGACCAGAAACCACAGGTaatcattcattatttaaagGTATGTAGGTAATGGAGATGATTATGGATTATCAGATTATACATAATAGTCTTTACATTGAATTCTGTTGAAAGCCAACCAACCTTTCAATAAACTGTAAACATAATAGCAGATTAGAATATCCACCCCTTTAAGTTGCATTattagaaaaaagtatttgaattacatttgttttgttttatacacaTTGTCACCTCACACATAGGATGCATAATATGACCAGaggtgagggggtggagctCTGATTGGGTGTAGGCCTGGCTCCAGGGTCCCCGCTGGCCCCTCACACAGAGGTGAGGAGGTGGAGCTCTGACTGGGTGTAGGCCTGGCTCCAGGGTCCTCGCTGGCccctcacacagacagcagcagggCCACTCCCGCCAGGACCCACTTGGCGGGCGGGTCCCTGGTTTTGAGGGGGAAGGTCCAGACGTAGGTGGGCCCGCGCACCTTGGTCTTGTAGACGGGGCACTCGTAGATGCTCTTCAGCTCCTGCCGGTCGCTGGGCATGGCTCGCAGGTACACGACGGGCATGGGAGGCGTCAGCTCCTTCAGGAGGGCGTCTGTGATCATCCCAGTCTGCGTGTCCCAGCGTGCGCCTGGGGGAGccacagcgaggggggggggggggggggcgggggtgtaaTGGGGCAAAGATCAAAATGGGACATGCTGCAGTGACAGGAATCACAGCCAGGGGAATAactctcccctctcctcatGTGCTTTATGAATAATGCATTGTGAGGCATTATAATGTAAGGCCACTTCCACAATGAGTGTACTAATCAAACTAGGTGCTCTCCTATTACACACGTCTGGTTGACCGAGACTAATATGATTAAGTCGGTGGATGCAGCTACACTTGCAATGACATCAGTTAAAATGCATAGCTGTATAGGATATTTGGGGAATCTTGTAGGGGAATCTCTGCTTGCTGAGACCCTGCTCTTACCTTCCATGTGAAGTCCATGGATGTATGCGCCCTCCCGCGGGGCGTGGCCGTAGTCTTCTTTCGTCTTCTTCGTCACGTCCACGGTCAGGCACATCTTGTCCAAAGCCCACTCATTCTTACGGGCGATGCTTTGCATTATAGCTGTAACATGATCATGGTTTAAGAAACccaaagagaaagggggaaaagagaCTGCACAGATGGAAAGAACTGCAGGACACTCACGAGTGAGACAGACAACCGTCTGTGTCTATGCAGTCTCACCTGTAGACACTGGTCTGTCTCTACGCAGTCTCACCTGAGAGAACAGACACTTGGCTGTCTCTACGCAGTCTCACCTGAGAGAACAGACACCTGGCTGTCTCTATGCAGTCTTACCTGAGAGAACAGACACCTGGCTGTCTCTATGCAGTCTTACCTGTAAGGAAGGACTGGGGGTTGAAGAGGCCAGATAGCCAGACCACAGCTGGAAGAACCAGGTCCTGCGTCCAGGTGTCCAGCTCCCGACACCGAGCTAAGAGGTCACTGAACCTGCCGCACATGCAAGCCTGCGTTTAGACCATGCTCACCTCCAGCTGTGTTCAGCCTGTACCCACACCCCTGGCCTTAGACCATGCTACCTCTGCTTTTGTGTATGTCTCATGGAATACCCCTGCACTGAGTGTTTGTATAACTTATACAAGCGTAGCATACATATATGCTTCCTAGTACACAaagtacacaagtacacaaatatacagactgtaaatgtaatgtcattttttaaataagaccGTCAGCGTGTCCATGTTTTGTATAacattattgaaatgtttttattaaaacagaaagTTTGAGTTACCACTGTGCAAGTGTATTGGTGGATGGGTAAGCCAGCCTGGTCCACAGCTCTGGGACACCGTCATAGAATAAGGCTGCCTGCAAGGCTTCCATTTTTGAAGAGATGGTCAGCTCTCCCtgaaaagataaaatatataaCTGTAAGAAAGTGCCCTTTTCTGAAAGCATCTGCATGGTTTTTGCCTGAAAGTTCTGTGATTGCCTTCAGTCCCAGATCCAGCTCCTTCAGCGACCTCCTCATTTCCTCGAGCAGCACGTTCATCCGCTCGCACTCTTGGAAGCACACCAGGATGTAGGGGCTGCGTTCAGACGTCTTTGCCATTATTTCTGCCAAGTTAAACTCCTCTGGGAGCTTTTCCAAGATGTCATCCAAAACACTTTTAACCTGGACAAGGGGACATATACGCAACATAAGAGACGATTACAGCCAACTGAACCAGTATAGATAACGAATACACTGCTGCAAATATcgcaaacaaaacaacaaaaatcttgTCAAGGTCCCACAAATAGATTTTGCTGGTAGCTAAACCTAA
This window of the Anguilla anguilla isolate fAngAng1 chromosome 1, fAngAng1.pri, whole genome shotgun sequence genome carries:
- the cdca7b gene encoding cell division cycle-associated 7-like protein isoform X2; this translates as MDNDVCFKSKYITDELVRIFTEETDTEDEEFEGFDEDSSWISDGIKCMSEESEDDDEDDSKAFARRKSAGLCVAFRFPTKKGQAQRKSERRHKQASDRQTDPQPVTPRARGRRGGAGRGKRGAMENVPPPPMNSSPLQTSPALVSESGNEDTADEDQSQALQKRANNIKENKAMLEKLLADLSSMPVLFPVKTQSVSTPSPKKRSNPKKARPQREITERRNPTRSARPPANFGAEDFSISPSKFIAQLGNIKKAKLRARLTEVNHDGVKKQRRSSKHTAPRAVDDITEDELENVAYTAKDKIYDKEHGSTCHQCRQKTIDTKTVCRNPNCWGVRGQFCGPCLRNRYGEDVRTALLDSMWVCPPCRGICNCSFCRKSDGRCATGILIYMAKFYGHSNVKEYLDSLQKCVS
- the cdca7b gene encoding cell division cycle-associated 7-like protein isoform X1, translating into MEVSMTDNDVCFKSKYITDELVRIFTEETDTEDEEFEGFDEDSSWISDGIKCMSEESEDDDEDDSKAFARRKSAGLCVAFRFPTKKGQAQRKSERRHKQASDRQTDPQPVTPRARGRRGGAGRGKRGAMENVPPPPMNSSPLQTSPALVSESGNEDTADEDQSQALQKRANNIKENKAMLEKLLADLSSMPVLFPVKTQSVSTPSPKKRSNPKKARPQREITERRNPTRSARPPANFGAEDFSISPSKFIAQLGNIKKAKLRARLTEVNHDGVKKQRRSSKHTAPRAVDDITEDELENVAYTAKDKIYDKEHGSTCHQCRQKTIDTKTVCRNPNCWGVRGQFCGPCLRNRYGEDVRTALLDSMWVCPPCRGICNCSFCRKSDGRCATGILIYMAKFYGHSNVKEYLDSLQKCVS